In the Dendrosporobacter quercicolus genome, AGGTATACTGAAGATTTGGCGCAGTTTGTTGGTCAGAATTTTTTATTGACGCCAATTGAGGTTGACCGGGTGAAACAGCGGGCGGTATTATCCCGCAAGCTGGTGCTGGAAGCCGAACAGCGGCAAAAGGAACAGGAAATTTTTGCAAGGCTGGCTGTTGATGATGTGCTGAGCGGTACGGTTACCAGAATTGCCGACTATGGGGCATTTATTGATATTGGCGGCATTGATGGCCTGGCTCATATTTCGGATCTGGCGTGGGAAAGAGTGAAAACGCCTCATGATGTGGTAAGTGTCGGTGATGAAGTTAAAGTGGTCGTGACCAAAGTTGATCCTCAGGCCCGGCGAATTTCTCTCAGTTTAAAGCAGGCAACCCGCGATCCCTGGCTGGACCGGGTGGACCAGTTTACAACCGGCAGCATTGTCAAGGGCAAGGTAACGAAAATAACCAATTTCGGCGCCTTTGTGGAATTGGCCAAAGGAATTGAGGGGTTAGTCAGGCTGGCGGAGCTGGCTGAAAAAAGAGTAAGCAAAGCTGAGGAAATTGTGAGCGTTGGCCAACAGGTGAATGTTAAAATTATGGAAATTGATAAAGCGGCCAAACGGATTGCTTTAAGTATGATCAAAGCCAGCCAGGATGCCGAGCGGGCTGAATATCAGGAATTTTTGACAAAAAATACGGAAGTTGGCCTGACTTTGGGCGATCAGTTCGGCCATTTGTTTAAGCGTGAGGATTAACTGTGCGTCAGTCCAGGAAACTTGATCATATCAAATATTCACTGCAAATTGACGATGGACCAATTGCCAACAGCTTTGCCGATTTTAAGCTCATTCATCATTGCCTGCCGGATTTAGTCTGGGATGAACTGGATTTAACCTCCGCTGTTGCCGGTATTGCGCTTGCCAATCCCGTGATTATCAATGCGATTACCGGCGGGGCTGAAGATGTTGGTGCTATTAATGCGCGGCTGGCCGAGTTTGCTAAATTTACCGGCTGTACGATGGCCGTCGGCTCGCAGTTTGCGGCGATCGAAAATCAGTCGGTAGAACCGTCTTATCGAATTATCAGGCAGATCAATCCGCAAGGAACCGTTTTCGCAAATTTAGGCGCTTATGCCAAACCGGAACATGCCCAAAGGGCGGTTGACATGATTGAGGCCAGCGCCATTCAAATTCATCTGAATCCGGCCCAGGAAATGATGATGACTGAGGGAGACCGGGATTTTTCCGGGTATTTGCGAAATATAGCCCATATAGTTAAAACCGTTGAGGTACCGGTTATTGTTAAAGAAGTTGGCTGCGGTATTGCTCGGGAACAGGCGCAAAGTCTGGTTGATGCCGGCGTCAGGGCAATTGATGTCGGCGGGACCGGCGGAGCGAATTTTGTGGCGATTGAAGCAGCCCGGAAAAATTTCCGGCCGGAGCCGGAACTGCTGGAGTGGGGTATTCCAACGGCGATCAGCTCGGTAGAAGTGGATCAGGTATTGCCGGACAATGTTGATTTAATTGTGTCCGGCGGTATACGAACTTCACTGGATGTTGTAAAGGCCTTGGCCTTGAATGGTAAAGCTGTTGGTTTGGCTACCCCCATTTTAAAGATGATTCAGCAGTGCGGGGTAGAACAAGCCGTGAATTGGTTTAACGGTTTTATCGAGACCGTCCAAAAATATATGGTGCTGGTAGGTGCAAAGGATATTCCGGCTTTAACGGGAGTGCCGGTGGTCATTACCGGCTACAGCGCCCAATGGCTGACTAACCGTGGATTTAATTTAGAAAAATACGCCAACCGGTGTAAAGCATAGCTCCTGCAGCTATGTTTTTTTATCTGGCCAGACAACCTGACTGTGCACGGTTTGTTTTTCCGTATGCTGCGTTAAGCGTTGTTCCGGCTTTTCCTATTGACAGGTTCGCCTCAATATTTTTTTATGAATTTCAATTCAGCAATCCGGGCAAGCTAAATTAACGGTAAAAAATTATTGAGGCTAAGAGGTGAATTTAGTATGAACATGCCAATCGGAATGATTACACTATTGGTGATCGGCGTATTGGTTTATTTTGGTATTGCGCAGCGAATTCTGGATAGAATGCGTTTGACAGACAAGCAGGCTTTATTGTTCATCGTAGCAATCGTTCTTGGCAGCTTTGTTGATATTCCGGTTATGAGTGAGCCGGTTAGCCTGACGGTAAATTTAGGCGGAGCGGTATTACCTGCCCTGCTGGCCATATGGCTGATTTTCAGCGCCGATGAAACAGCGGAGCGAGTCAGAGCGGTAATGGCCTCTGTCTTAGTGGCGGCGGCCGTATATTTCGGCTCGCTGTATTTGCCTTATGAGCCGGAAAACATGTTTCTTGATCCTAAGTTAATATACGGCATTACCGCCGGCCTGATTGCCTACCTGGCCGGGCGGTCGCGCCGCAGTGCTTTTATCGGCGGAACTTTAGGGATTATCTTAAGTGATTTGGTGCATCTGGCAACCATTGTCCGCCTGGGTATACCGGGAACGACGGCAATTGGCGGCGCCGGCGCTTTTGACGTGGTAGTTATTGCCGGCATTGTGGCGGTAATGATTGCCGAACTTGTCGGTGAAACCAGGGAGAAATTGCAGGGCGGTCCGGTGCTGGGGCCAAACAGGCCGGAAGGTTTGTATGAATTCAGCAAGGAATTGTCCAATAACCCGGCGAAAAAACGCAATCTAAAAGCCGTCCGCCCTGCCAGAACTGATGCTGATGCCTCCGAAAACCAGCGTTCTGAAGGAAGAGGTGAAGACAGTGAATAAAATGATCCTGATACTGGCAGTCGTACTGTTTAGCCTCTCGCTGGCCAGCTCAGGCTATACCCATCAAAGCGATCATTATTTTAATATCGTGGATGAAGCCGGCAATATTGTTTATATAACGGCGTGGGAAATGCAGGTTGGCGATGAATGTCTGACCGCAGACAATAAGCGCTATCAGGTAACCGGCATCAGCGGCAATACTGCTCAGGCCAAATTTGTCGGTGAAATCAATTTATCGCAATATCTTGACGAAAACCAAAAAAGTTCTTTTTGGTGGGCGGCTTTAACGCCCAGTGTGGCCGAAGCGCAAAGCAGCGGCAAGGTGGCCGTATATCATACGCATTCCGATGAATCCTATGTTCCAACCGAGGGTGAGGAGAGTATTTTCGGCAACGGCGGAATCTATAAAGTCGGCGATGCTTTTAGCAAAGCTTTGCGGGCCAAAGGCCTTAAAACCGTTCATTCCACAGCCAAACATGATCCTCATGATAGTATGGCTTACGAACGGTCACGCCGGACAGCTTTGAATTTAATTAAAAAAGAGCAGCCTGAGGCGATCTTTGATGTTCACCGGGATGCCGTTCCGCCTGAAGTCTATAAAGGCGCAGTAAGCGGTCAGGAGGTCAGCAAGGTGCAGCTGGTTGTCGGCAAATACGGCCCGACCGGCAAGCAGATTGAAGATTACGCCTTGCAGATTAAGGCTGCTTCTGATAAACAGCATCCGGGTTTGGTAAAAGGAATTTTTTTCGCTAAGGGCGGTGATTATAATCAGGATTTGCATCCCCGCTCGATGTTAATCGAGGCTGGTTCCCATACCAATAGCCGGCAGTCTGCGGAAAAAGGCGTTACCCTGTTTGCCGACGTGATACCCGCTGTACTGGGTAAAACGGGCGCAAATCCGGCTAATCAGGCCGGGGCCGCCGGTATTGGAACAGCCGCCGCTGGAGCTTCCGGCGCTACTAAATCGATTGGCTGGATCATCGGGCTGCTGATCGTCGGCGGTGCTGCATTCTTATTGATCAGTACCGGAAGTATAAAGGAAGCAAAAGCAAAACTAAAACAATTTGCGACAACTGAGTTTACCAATTTTTTTGCTCCCAGGCAAAGCCGGCGCAAAAAGTCAGGTGATGACCGGGAAGATAAAAAATAACCGAATAAGAAGCGGAGTGATGTTTTTATCATCACTCCTTTTTTTCGTTTGCAGGAAAACATAAGAGCTAAACGGAATAGTAAAGAGAGGTGAAAAGCTTGTCCTATTACGGCGTGGTAACAATGGTGGTTCCGGAGAGTATTGCAGACCAAACCGGTATTGAAGCTGGTGATAAGCTGCTGGCCGTTAACGGCCGGCAGTTGCGTGATATTATTGATTTGAGTTTTGCATTGGCCGATGATTACATAGAATTATTGATTGAAAAGACAGACGGCGAGCAGGAAATTATTGAAATTGAAAAAGAGTACGATGAAGATTTAGGCTTACACTTTGAAAGTGCGGTGTTTGATGGTATCCGGCGCTGTGCCAATCAATGTATTTTTTGCTTTGTTGATCAGATGGCGCCTAATATGCGCGCCAGCTTGTATGTTAAGGATGACGATTATCGCATGTCCTTTTTATACGGTAATTTTGTTACCCTTACCAATCTTGGCGAGCGGGATTTTACCAGGATCAAAAAGCTGCATTTGTCGCCTTTGTATATTTCCGTTCATACGACAAACGGTCCGCTGCGGGCGAAAATGCTGCACAATAAAAATGCCGGAAATATTATGCAGCACATTAACAAACTGATTGAAAGCGGTATTGAACTGCATACCCAGGTTGTGCTGTGCCCGGAGATTAATGATGGCGTAATTCTGGAGAAAACAATCGCCGATTTGTATCAATTGCATCCCGGTGTGCAGTCGCTCGCGATTGTACCGGTAGGTCTGAGCCGTTATCGCGAGCATTGTCATCCACTCAAAGGCTTTACAGCAGCGCAGGCGTGCCATATAATTAGCATGGTGGCTCAATGGCAAAAAAAATCCCGCTCTGAAACCGGCAGTTCTTTTGTGTATCTGTCCGACGAGTTTTATATCGCCGCCGCCAAACCAATTCCCAGTGATGAGTTTTATGACGGATTTCCCCAACTGGAAAATGGGATTGGCCTGGTCAGAAATTTTCTTACCGAATGGGAAACGGCTAAAACGGCGTCCAGCGTTTATACAGCGCCAATTCATCTGGATATTGTTTGCGGAAAGTCCGCGGAAAAAATTCTCAGCCCGCTCATACGGCAATTAACCATACCGAATTTACATATCAGGCTGGTGCCGGTGGAAAATCATTTCTTTGGTTCTGATATTACCGTAACCGGCCTTTTAACCGGCCGTGATATTGTCAAAGGCCTAAGCTGCTTAACCGGTGAGCGTGATGGTGTAATTATTCCGGGAATTGCCCTGCGGACCGGCGAGAACGTTTTTTTGGATGATTCAACCTTGCAGGAGGTTGAACAGCAGCTCAACATTCCGGTCCGGGTTGCTTACGGAGGGGCCGATTTAAGGGAACTGCTGTATGGCTGGACGCGCTGACTTGCTTAGCGGCCCGGATGACAATTGCAATTGCCGGTATACGCGCTTAATTACGGGAAAAACTAATACTCAGTAATAAATAAAATAGAAAAAGATGAAACTTGGGTGATGTGAATGAGTAAACCAATCGTGGCTATCGTAGGCCGTCCCAATGTTGGCAAGTCTACGCTGTTTAATCAGATAGGTAAAAAACGTGTTTCTATTGTTGAGGATATGCCGGGGGTAACCAGGGACCGGATCTATCTTGACGCCGAGTGGCTTAATCATGAGTTTACAATGATTGATACCGGCGGTATTCAAATTGAAACGGATGACCGGATGTTAACCGCCATCCGTCACCAAGCCCAGCTGGCAATCGAGGAAGCGGATGTTATTCTGTTTATTGTGGACGGTAAAACCGGCTTAACTTCAGCTGATGAAGAAGTGGGCGGCATATTGCGCAATACCCGCAAGCCGGTGGTTCTGACAGTGAATAAGGTAGACAGCGCCAAAGCAATGGATGAAATTTATGAGTTTTACAACCTGGGCTTAGGCGAGCCGATTCCAATTTCCGCTTCCAATGCGCTTAATCTCGGTGATTTACTGGATAAGGTTGTAGAAAGCCTGCCGAAGGAACATGAGTCTGATGGAGAAATCGATCAAATCAGAGTAGCGGTCATTGGTCGTCCCAATGTCGGTAAATCTTCCCTGGTCAATGCGCTGATCGGCCAGGAACGGGTAATTGTCAGCGATATACCAGGTACTACCCGTGATGCGATTGACACTCATTTTTCCAAGGAAGGAACCAATTTTGTTCTGATCGATACTGCCGGTATGCGGCGCAAAGCGAAAATTGATTTACCGGTCGAGCGTTATAGCGTGATTCGCTCCTTGCGTTCTGTTGACCGTTCTGATGTTGTTTTAATCGTCATTGATGCTGTTGACGGGGTGACGGAACAAGATAAAAAAATTGCCGGCTATGCGCATGAGGCGGGGAAAGGCATTGTAATTATCGTAAATAAGTGGGATTTGGTGGAAAAAGACAGCAAAACCTCATTGCGCTTTACCGAAACAATTCGCAATGAGTTAGGCTTTATGCAATATGCACCGGTCTTATTTACTTCGGCCTTAACCAAACAGCGGATACACCGGGTAATCGAGCTGATTAAGTTTGCGGCGGAACAGCATGCAATGCGGATTTCAACAAGCGTGCTTAACCAGGTAATCAGTGATGCCACTGCAATCAACCCGCCGCCGTCGGAAAATGGCCGTCGGCTGAAGATTTATTTTACCACGCAGGCTGATGTAAAACCGCCGACCTTTATCTTTTTTGTCAATGATCCGGAAATCATGCATTTTTCTTATTTGCGTTTTCTGGAGAACAGGCTGCGGGAAAGCTTTGGATTTGAAGGAACTCCATTAAAACTGGTTGTCCGCGGGCGTAAAGAGGAAGATGATTGATGGTAAGCAAATAAGGGAGGAGGGAATCTATGGACTTTTCAGTGCTGGCGGTAATTGCCGGCGCTAGCTATTTGATTGGTTCAATTCCCAATGGTTTGCTGCTGGGCCGCTGGTTGTGGAGGATTGATCTGCGCCAGTTCGGCAGCAAAAATATTGGCGCAACCAACGCTTTCCGCGTGCTCGGCCCCTGGCCGGCGCTAGGCGTTTTTTTTACTGACGCCGCCAAAGGCGTAGCCGGTGTGTTTTTAGGTCAGTGGCTGGCGGGAACGCCGCTGGGCATGCTTGTCGGCGGGATCGCGGCAATCGCCGGTCATAATTGGTCGGTATTTTTGAAATTCAAAGGCGGCCGTGGCGTGGCTACCGGGTTGGGCGTGATTGCCGTTCTGGTTCCTAAGGTTACGCTGATTGTATTTGCCGTATGGTGTGTTATTGTTTATTTCAGCAGATATGTATCCCTGGCCTCAATCATTGCGGCAGCTCTGGTACCGATGCTCATGCGGCTGTTTAATGAAAGAATGGAATTTTATTATTTTGGGTTATTGGCGGCTGCTTTTGTCATTATCAGGCATAAACCCAATATTGAGAGGCTGTTGAAGGGCAAGGAGCTGAAAATTAAAGCAGGCCAAGCCGGTAAGGAGAAATGACGATGAAGATTGCTGTTATTGGCGCTGGCAGTTGGGGGACAGCTATGGCGGTCATGCTGGGGCAAAAACATGATTCGGTAGCTTTATGGGCCCGCAATGAGGCGTTGGCAGAACAAATGAATGACAACAGGTGCAATGAGCGGTATTTACCCGGAGTCAGCATTCCGCCGGGCGTTATGACTACCAGCCAATTGCCGGCTGCACTGCTGGGTGCAGAACTGGTGGTTCTGGCGACGCCATCACAGGCTGTGCGGGAGACGGTAAACCGGATAAGTTCCTATGTAAGCGACACTGCCATTATTGTTACTGCAACCAAAGGTTTTGAACTAAGCTCCGGCCTCCGGATGTCCGAGGTTATTGCCGAAGCGGCGCCCCGGCTGAAAAACCGAATTGCCGTTTTATCGGGGCCTAATCATGCCGAAGAGGTTGGCAGGGCTCAGCCCAGCGCTACGGTAGTTGCGTCAAATCATCCGCCGGTTGCCGAACAAGTTCAGGATGCTTTTATGCTGCCGTATTTTCGGGTGTATACCAATCCGGATATGATTGGGGTGGAGTTAGGCGGGGCTTTAAAAAACATCATTGCTTTAGGGGCCGGCATTGCCGAGGGGTTGGAGTTTGGCGATAACACCAAGGCTGCTCTGATGACCCGAGGTTTAGCGGAGATAGCCCGCCTGGGCGTGGCAATGGGCGCCGATCCCCTGACTTTTGCCGGTTTGTCGGGAATTGGCGATTTGATGGTTACCTGTACCAGCCGCCACAGCCGTAACCGGCGGGCCGGAATTCTGCTGGCTCAGGGTCAGGCGGCAGACCAAATTGCCCTGGGAACCAATATGGTGGTGGAAGGAATAAGGACTACGGCTGCAGCGTACGGTTTAGCAGAGAAGTATCGGGTTGAAATGCCGATAACCGAGCAAATCTACCAGGTGATTTACGCCGAAAAATCACCGCGGGAAGCAGTTCTGGATTTAATGACCAGAGGGCGGACCCAGGAAGCGGAAGAAGTGGTTAATGATCAAGCGATTTGGAAATCACCGGGAAATAAATAATTTGATCAGGTCGTAGGGGCTGCCTCAAAAATGAGGCAGTTTCTTTTTTGCTTTTCGATAAAGCGGCATATCCTTTTTTCTGGTTATGGCAGCGCAGTTTAAATAACCATAAAAAGACAAAGCCGGGGATTAATTTAGTAATATTATCGGCGGCATGTCATATATTTATTATTGATTATAAACCTTGCTATAATACTAACTTATCGGACACTACTCCTTCTCGCAGGTGCGTTACTTTGGTTAAGGGAGGGATGAACACGGGTTTAGTGGGCGGTATGCTCAAATGTATTATATAGAATTAGTCATGGGGAGGGAAATGACCATATGGAGAAATTTGATTTATTCAGAGATATCGCCGAACGTACTGGCGGTGATATTTATATTGGCGTTGTCGGGCCGGTACGTACTGGAAAATCCACCTTTATCAAGAAATTTATGGATACAATGGTTTTACCAAATATTGCTGATCCATATGAAAAAGAGCGTGCCAAAGACGAGTTGCCGCAAAGTGCGGCCGGCAAGACGATTATGACCACTGAGCCCAAATTTATTCCCAATGAAGCGGTGGAAATCAATATTAAGGATAATGTGGCAATCAGGGTTAGGGTTGTTGATTGCGTTGGCTATTCAGTGGAAGGCGCTCTGGGGTATGAAGAGCAAGACGGACCGCGAATGGTGCTTACTCCCTGGTTTGAAGAAGAAATACCTTTTCAGGAAGCCGCCGAAATCGGTACCAGGAAAGTAATTGCCGAGCATTCGACCATTGGGCTGGTCGTAACCACCGACGGTACTGTAACCGACTTGTCGCGGGACAGCTATCTTTCGGCTGAAGAACGGGTGATTAATGAGCTGAAAGAGCTGCAAAAACCTTTTTTGGTTATTTTAAACACCAATCAGCCTACAGCCAAGGAAACCAGGGAACTTGTCGCTAAATTGGAAAGCAATTATGATGTGCCGGTCATTCCTGTAGATTGCGCTCAATTAAACTATGATGATATTTATGCTATTTTACAGGAAGTTTTATATGAATTCCCGGTTAAGGAAGTTAATATTTCACTGCCGAAATGGATTGAGGAACTCAATACCGAACACTGGCTGAGAGAGAAGTTTGACGGAGCTGTGCGTGAAGTAGTGCAATATGTGCGCAGGCTGCGGGATATAGATTGCGCTATTGATGATTTGGCAAGCCATGAATTTATTGCCGATGTAATTTTGCACGATATGGACTTAGGCAGCGGTATTGCGGTAATTGAAATTACTTCCCGGCCGGATTTATTCTATCAGGTGTTGGAAGAATTAACCGGCTTTACAATTTCCGGTGAGCATCATTTGTTCAGACTGATGCAGGATTTGGCGGTGGCTAAGCGGGAGTATGATAAACTGGCTGACGCGCTGGAGCAGGTAGAACAGTCCGGCTATGGAATCGTAACCCCGCAACTGGATGAAATGGTACTGGAGGAACCGGAAATTATCAGAAACGGCAACCGGTTTGGCGTTCGCTTGCGAGCTTCAGCGCCATCGCTGCACATTATCAGAACTGATGTACAGGCTGAAATATCGCCAATACTGGGTACTGAGAAGCAAAGCGAAGAACTTATTCAATATTTGATGCGTGAATTTGAAGGCGAACCGGACAAAATATGGCGGACAAATTTATTCGGTAAATCACTAAACTCGCTGGTACGGGAAGGAATTCAAAATAAACTTTCCGGTATGCCGGAAACAGCTCAGTTCAAATTGCGCGACACTTTGCAGAAAATCGTTAATGATGGGAGCGGCGGTTTGATTTGTATTATTTTTTAAAAAAAAGTCAGTCTTTACAGACTGACTTTTTTTTTAATTGCCCTTGTAATCCCTAGGAAAAGGATGTTATAATGTCTACTATGAATAGATTATTATCCTTTGCAGACATACGGGGAGGTACAAGAGTGAACAGACAGCAATCCGGGTTTTATCTGGTTCGTGAAGAAATATTACCTGAAGCAATTAAAAAAACGATTAAAGTGAAAGACATGCTCAAACGCGGTGAAGCCCGTACAATAAATGAAGCTGTGGAGCGAATGGAACTAAGCCGCAGTGCTTATTATAAATATAAGGACTATGTTTTTCCATTTTATGAAGCCAGTAAGGAAAAAATTGTTACTCTGGCCTTATTGCTTGAACATAAATCGGGAGTTTTATCGCGGGTGTTAAATACCATCGCCGGCGATCATGGCAGCGTACTGACCATAAATCAGGGTATTCCGCTGCAGGGAGTGGCAAATGCCACGATTTCTATTGAAACGGCGGAGCTGGTGATTGACCTGGAAGCCTTACTCGATAAATTAAGAATGGTTGAAGGTGTAAAAAGGCTTGAGGTATTGGGACAACAAGCATAAACGGAGGAATAATGATGAAGGATTCTGTTAACATCGGCCTGCTGGGTTTAGGCACTGTGGGAACAGGCGTAGTTAATGTATTAACCGCCAATGCTCATGAAATCTCGCAAAAAACCGGCGTGCCGGTAAACATAAAAAAGATATTGGTGCGTAATCTGAATAAAGTCAGGAATATAGCGGCAGGTGCAGTGCTAACAACCAATGCCGATGACATTCTTAATGATAACGACATTGATATTATCGTCGAAGTTATGGGTGGGGAGCAGCCAGCCAAGGATTATATGCTGCGAGCTTTAAATGCGGGCAAGAATGTCGTCACTGCCAACAAAGACGTGGTAGCTAAATTTGGCCGTGAATTGTTTAGCGCCGCGGAGGCCAACCATGTTGATTTTATGTTTGAAGCCAGCGTTGGCGGCGGTATTCCGATCATCAGGCCGCTTAAACAGTGCTTGGCTGCCAATAAACTTTCAGAAGTCATGGGGATAGTAAATGGCACCACCAATTATATGTTAACTAAGATGACCAACGAAAAACTTGATTATGAAACTGTACTGGCTGAAGCGCAGGCCAAGGGCTATGCTGAAGCTGATCCCACAGCTGATGTAGGCGGATTTGATGCTGCCCGAAAAATAGCAATTTTAGCTTCCATTGCTTTTAATGCCAGGGTTTCGCTGGAGGATGTCGATGTAGAGGGTATTACTAATATTTCTCCTGTCGACATAGAATATGCACGGGAACTGGGCTATGTAATTAAGCTGCTGGCAATTGCCAAGGAAAGCGAAGCATGCGGTATTAATGCGCGGGTTCATCCGGCTTTTATTCCGCTTAATCATCCGCTGGCTGCAGTAGGCGATGTATTTAATGCCATCTTTGTCCGGGGCGATGCGGTAGGAGAAACTATGTTTTACGGCCGGGGAGCCGGTGCGCTGCCAACGGCCAGCGCAGTTGCCGGCGACATTGTTGATGTAGCCCGCAACCTGCGGCATAATGTTAACGGCAGAATTCTTTGCACCTGCTTTGACCAGAAACCATTTTGCCCGGTCGAAAATACCAGTTCATCTTATTATGTCCGGCTGCTGGTTGAAGACCAGCCGGGCGTACTGGCAGCGATTGCCGGAGCCTTTGGCGCTCATAATGTAAGTCTTAACTCGGTAATTCAAAAACGCAAGGTGAATAATTGCGCTGAACTTGTCCTGATCACCTATCATGTTTCCGACGCTAATATTAGAAAGGCGCTGACAACGATTAAAGACATGTCTGTTTTAACAACAGTTCAGAATGTAATCCGGGTTGAAGCGCAGCAAATCGATTAATTGGATCAGGAGAGAGCAATATGCCGAAGACGGTAAAGGTATGTGTACCGGGGACTACTGCGAACTGTGGCCCCGGTTTCGATGCAGTTGGCATTGCCTGCACGATTTATAATGAATTAGAATTGACACTTAATCGCTCTGACAAGCTCAATATTGAGATTTTAGGCGAAGGCCGGGGCATTATTCCAAGCGATGAACAAAATATTGTCTGGCAGGCTGTTCAGGCAGTTTTAGCGCGGACCGGGAAAAGCTATCGTGGCGCGCATATTAAAATGACGAACAATGTGCCTCTGGCCCGTGGTTTGGGCAGCAGCGCGGCG is a window encoding:
- a CDS encoding ACT domain-containing protein, with the protein product MNRQQSGFYLVREEILPEAIKKTIKVKDMLKRGEARTINEAVERMELSRSAYYKYKDYVFPFYEASKEKIVTLALLLEHKSGVLSRVLNTIAGDHGSVLTINQGIPLQGVANATISIETAELVIDLEALLDKLRMVEGVKRLEVLGQQA
- a CDS encoding homoserine dehydrogenase — its product is MKDSVNIGLLGLGTVGTGVVNVLTANAHEISQKTGVPVNIKKILVRNLNKVRNIAAGAVLTTNADDILNDNDIDIIVEVMGGEQPAKDYMLRALNAGKNVVTANKDVVAKFGRELFSAAEANHVDFMFEASVGGGIPIIRPLKQCLAANKLSEVMGIVNGTTNYMLTKMTNEKLDYETVLAEAQAKGYAEADPTADVGGFDAARKIAILASIAFNARVSLEDVDVEGITNISPVDIEYARELGYVIKLLAIAKESEACGINARVHPAFIPLNHPLAAVGDVFNAIFVRGDAVGETMFYGRGAGALPTASAVAGDIVDVARNLRHNVNGRILCTCFDQKPFCPVENTSSSYYVRLLVEDQPGVLAAIAGAFGAHNVSLNSVIQKRKVNNCAELVLITYHVSDANIRKALTTIKDMSVLTTVQNVIRVEAQQID